A window of the Lactuca sativa cultivar Salinas chromosome 7, Lsat_Salinas_v11, whole genome shotgun sequence genome harbors these coding sequences:
- the LOC111919082 gene encoding kinesin-like protein KIN-7D, mitochondrial yields the protein MATSSSRGRSSSPFHHRKPSSPFSSSSSTSSFNKQLIPRSCSSSATTSLYGASGNGYGSRSITPGVARSDSMYSKGGYGGRSPVGFPSADELIGEPVDSMPRSGGGDSISVTIRFRPLSEREYQRGDEISWYADGDKLVRNEYNPVTSYAFDRVFGPSAVTQEVYEVAARPVVKNAMEGVNGTVFAYGVTSSGKTHTMHGDHHSPGIIPLAIKDVFSIIQDTPGREFLLRVSYLEIYNEVINDLLDPTGQNLRVREDAQGTYVEGIKEEVVLSPGHALSFIAAGEEHRHVGSNNFNLLSSRSHTIFTLMIESSAHGDEYDGVIFSQLNLIDLAGSESSKTETTGLRRKEGSYINKSLLTLGTVIGKLSEGKASHVPYRDSKLTRLLQSSLSGHGHVSLICTITPASSNMEETHNTLKFASRAKRVEIYASRNKIIDEKSLIKKYQREISVLKQELDQLRRGMLVGVNPEEIMTLKQKLEEGQVKMQSRLEEEEEAKAALMSRIQRLTKLILVSSKNTIPGLTHQRSFSANEEDNNSLLLQSDNLNDTPSEMSHELKHRRNSSNLSAAGSTITESTQVGDLAGGGKLGVISIDQMDLLVEQVKMLAGEIAFSSSTMKRLVEQSANDPESSKTQIENLEREIEEKRRQMRVLEKQIIESNEASISNTSLADMQQTMMRLMTQCDEKGFELEIKSADNRILQEQLQTKCIENKELQERITLLEQQLAAANSEKSQSSSGQNVPEEYINELRKKIQMQEVKNEKLKLEHVHILEENSGLSVQNQKLSEEASYAKELASAAAVELKNLAGEVTKLSLQNAKLEKELVTARSNNRKYNNDTTTKPGRNGNGNGNGRSLSGSGRVNDFDLDPEDLRRELNVRKQREASLEAALAEKEIIEDEYRKKVEELKKKEGALENDLANMWVLVAQLKREAGVGGGGHVVTDANVNSERNENVNEVRVENGDFNNQVLKERQVLDVVQQVVHDVPKEEPLVARLKARMQEMKEKELNYNNGNGDANSHVCKVCFESPTTTMLLPCRHFSLCKSCSVACSECPICRAKIADRIFAFTS from the exons ATGGCAACTTCTTCATCAAGAGGAAGAAGTAGTTCACCTTTCCACCACCGGAAGCCATCAAGTCctttttcttcatcttcatcaacgTCTTCTTTTAATAAGCAGCTCATTCCTCGCTCCTGCTCCTCTTCCGCAACTACGTCGCTCTACGGGGCTTCTGGTAACGGTTACGGTTCCAGATCCATTACTCCTGGTGTGGCTAGGTCGGATTCGATGTATTCCAAAGGAGGTTACGGAGGCCGGTCACCGGTCGGTTTTCCGTCTGCTGATGAGCTTATTGGAGAGCCGGTTGATAGTATGCCGAGATCGGGAGGAGGTGATAGCATTTCTGTAACGATTCGGTTTCGGCCATTGAG TGAACGAGAGTATCAGAGAGGAGACGAGATTTCTTGGTACGCTGACGGAGATAAGCTTGTTCGAAACGAGTACAATCCAGTGACCTCCTATGCATTTG ATAGAGTTTTTGGACCCTCTGCTGTCACTCAGGAAGTGTAtgaagtagctgctcgacctgttGTGAAGAATGCTATGGAAGGAGTAAACG GCACTGTCTTTGCTTATGGTGTTACAAGTAGTGGGAAGACACATACAATGCAT GGTGATCACCATTCTCCTGGAATAATACCACTGGCTATAAAGGATGTTTTCAGCATTATTCAGGAT ACTCCAGGAAGGGAGTTCTTGTTGCGTGTATCATATCTTGAGATCTACAATGAG GTCATCAATGATTTGCTCGATCCAACTGGACAAAATCTGCGTGTTCGAGAAGATGCACAG GGTACATACGTTGAGGGTATAAAGGAAGAGGTTGTTTTATCCCCTGGGCATGCCCTTTCTTTTATTGCTGCTGGTGAAG AACATCGCCATGTTGGTTCTAATAATTTTAATCTGCTTAGTAGCCGTAGTCACACAATATTTACTCTG ATGATTGAAAGCAGTGCCCATGGTGATGAGTATGATGGAGTAATATTTTCTCAACTT AATCTAATTGATCTTGCGGGATCAGAAAGCTCAAAAACTGAAACAACTGGATTGAGGAGAAAGGAAGGATCTTACATAAATAAAAGTCTTCTAACCCTTGGAACT GTAATTGGGAAGCTTAGTGAGGGGAAGGCTTCTCATGTTCCATATAGAGATTCCAAGCTTACTCGCCTACTACAGTCCTCATTGAGTGGCCATGGACATGTTTCA CTTATCTGCACCATAACTCCAGCTTCTAGTAACATGGAGGAGACACACAATACATTAAAATTTGCAAGCAGGGCAAAGCGTGTTGAAATCTATGCTTCTCGGAACAAG ATTATTGATGAGAAGTCTTTGATTAAGAAGTACCAAAGAGAAATATCAGTTCTGAAACAAGAGCTTGATCAGTTAAGACGTGGGATGCTTGTAGGTGTTAATCCTGAAGAGATAAtgaccttaaaacaaaag TTAGAAGAAGGACAAGTAAAGATGCAGTCACGCTTGGAGGAAGAGGAAGAAGCTAAAGCAGCTTTAATGAGTAGAATTCAAAGGCTCACGAAACTAATACTTGTTTCTTCAAAAAACACAATTCCCGGGTTAACTCATCAAAGGAGTTTCTCTGCCAATGAGGAGGAT AATAACTCTCTGCTATTGCAAAGTGATAATCTGAATGATACTCCATCAGAAATGTCTCATGAACTCAAACACAGAAGAAATTCCAGTAACTTATCAGCTGCAGGTAGCACTATCACTGAGTCAACTCAAGTGGGTGACCTTGCTGGTGGTGGGAAACTG gGTGTAATCTCGATAGATCAAATGGATCTTTTAGTGGAGCAAGTTAAAATGCTTGCTGGAGAGATAGCATTCAGTTCAAGTACAATGAAACGTTTAGTGGAGCAGTCTGCAAATGATCCCGAAAGCTCAAAAACTCAA ATAGAAAATTTGGAACGTGAAATTGAAGAAAAGAGAAGGCAAATGAGGGTCTTGGAGAAACAGATTATTGAAAGTAACGAAGCTTCAATTTCTAATACATCATTGGCTGATATGCAGCAG ACAATGATGAGATTGATGACTCAATGTGATGAAAAGGGTTTTGAGTTAGAG ATAAAGTCAGCAGACAATCGCATCCTCCAGGAACAATTGCAGACCAAG TGTATAGAAAATAAAGAACTGCAAGAGAGAATCACACTGCTCGAACAACAACTGGCTGCAGCCAATAGTGAGAAATCCCAGTCATCATCTGGACAGAATGTACCCGAAGAATACATCAACGAGTTAAGAAAGAAAATTCAGATGCAG GAGGTAAAGAACGAGAAACTAAAACTGGAGCACGTTCATATACTAGAAGAAAACAGTGGATTATCAGTACAAAACCAAAAGCTATCAGAAGAGGCATCTTACGCAAAAGAACTAGCATCTGCTGCAGCTGTTGAACTAAAAAATCTAGCTGGCGAAGTCACCAAACTCTCGCTACAAAATGCAAAACTTGAAAAAGAATTAGTCACAGCTCGTAGTAATAACCGAAAATATAACAATGACACCACCACAAAACCCGGTCGAAACGGAAACGGAAACGGAAACGGACGGTCGTTATCTGGTTCTGGTCGGGTCaatgactttgaccttgacccaGAAGATCTGAGAAGGGAACTAAATGTAAGGAAACAAAGGGAAGCGAGCCTTGAAGCTGCTTTGGCTGAAAAGGAGATTATAGAAGATGAATATAGGAAAAAAGTTGAGGAGTTGAAGAAGAAAGAAGGGGCGTTGGAGAATGATCTGGCGAATATGTGGGTTCTTGTTGCTCAGTTGAAACGAGAAGCAGGAGTAGGAGGAGGAGGACATGTTGTTACTGATGCTAATGTTAATAGTGAGAGAAATGAAAATGTGAATGAAGTAAGAGTGGAAAATGGTGATTTCAATAATCAGGTTCTAAAGGAAAGGCAAGTTTTGGATGTTGTTCAACAGGTTGTGCATGATGTGCCAAAGGAAGAGCCCCTTGTTGCTCGTTTGAag GCTCGAATGCAAGAGATGAAGGAGAAAGAGCTAAATTACAATAATGGAAATGGTGATGCGAATTCTCATGTATGTAAAGTATGTTTCGAATCACCAACTACAACTATGCTTCTTCCTTGCCGCCATTTTAGCT TGTGTAAATCTTGTTCAGTTGCGTGTTCCGAGTGTCCGATTTGCCGTGCCAAGATTGCTGATAGAATTTTTGCTTTCACATCTTGA